The following nucleotide sequence is from Paenibacillus odorifer.
ATTGAACGCTGACCCATCATTTTGGCAGCAATTATAAGGAATACAAATCCGACAATCGAGCGTAAAATCCACCCTATTGCCGACAATGACTCTTGGCTCTTAAAAAAATCCACGCGCTCTTTTCCTCCGTTATCTTATTTTCCATTAATTAGGTTGCCCTATCTCTACCCAAGACATACAATTCGTAGCAACACTTTATGTAATGTTAGTTTTTTGTATCAGCGACATTACGCTCTACTGCCCGTTAGTTGAACAAAGGCGGCCGATCCCCTGACCGGCTGCCCCTATGTCATCATTTAGCTATCGCTATTCGACAGTTTAACAATCAAGATTTCTGCACGCCGTGACCACTCTTCTAATGTCTATGTGCAAGAATATTAATAAGTTTGCCAAACGGGTCGCGGACATAGAATCGCCGAACGCCCCAAGGCTCATCAACAGGCCCATATTCTATCGGAAATCCAGCTTTCTTCATGCTTTCAAATGTAGCATCGACATCATCGACTTCAATTGATAGATCAGGCGTAGGCGTTTCTGAGCCACCCTGTGAGGCAAAACTAATCTGAATGCTCATCTCCTCGTCTAAACCATAAGTTCTAATCCAACCATGATCCATCATTAAATCAAGACCGAGCACATCCTCATAGAAGCATTTAGCTGCC
It contains:
- a CDS encoding VOC family protein, coding for MKVKRIVANINTKDITAAKCFYEDVLGLDLMMDHGWIRTYGLDEEMSIQISFASQGGSETPTPDLSIEVDDVDATFESMKKAGFPIEYGPVDEPWGVRRFYVRDPFGKLINILAHRH